The Streptomyces sp. NBC_01689 genome includes a window with the following:
- a CDS encoding pyridoxamine 5'-phosphate oxidase family protein yields the protein MSKQLPLSATAEEFLAENALCTLTTLRPDGTPHVAPVRFTWDGEAGLARVMTTVHRRKSRNLLAGAGGGRAAVCQLVGPRWITLEGPATVSTDPSRVVEGMRRYAKRYWSQPPQPPGLAVIEIAVDRVMGLY from the coding sequence ATGTCCAAGCAACTGCCCCTCTCCGCCACGGCGGAGGAGTTCCTCGCCGAGAACGCCCTGTGCACCCTGACCACCCTGCGCCCGGACGGCACCCCGCACGTGGCGCCCGTACGGTTCACCTGGGACGGTGAGGCGGGCCTGGCCCGGGTGATGACCACCGTGCACCGGCGCAAGTCCCGCAACCTGCTGGCCGGGGCCGGCGGCGGCCGGGCCGCCGTGTGCCAGCTGGTGGGGCCCCGCTGGATCACCCTGGAGGGCCCGGCGACCGTCTCCACCGACCCCTCCCGGGTGGTGGAGGGGATGCGGCGCTACGCCAAGCGGTACTGGTCCCAGCCGCCGCAGCCACCGGGCCTGGCGGTCATCGAGATCGCGGTGGACCGGGTGATGGGCCTCTACTGA
- a CDS encoding FAD-dependent monooxygenase, producing the protein MDAFNADVIVAGAGPSGLMLAGELRLSGLSVIVLDRLEQPMQQSRALGFSARTIEEFGQRGLLGEFGPLETIPGGHFGGLPIDYRIVEGGNFGVRGVPQSRTEAIVDKWAVGLGADVRRGHEVIGMTQDEDGVQVEVAGPEGVETLRAAYLVGCDGARSTVRRLAGIDFPGVSATIEMKMADVAGVQLRLRPTGEVGEAGMVVVLPLGPGATRVVVFERGAGVRPTQEPPTFEEVAAAFQRVTGEDISGARPLWTSYFTDASRHAAEYRRGRVFLAGDAAHIHLPIGAQGISAGVGDVVNLGWKLAAAVKGHAPEGLLDTYHSERHPVGARIVHNTLVQRTLYLGGPEAQPLRDLFAELVRIEDVRRHLVGLVTGLDITYGAVEGGHPLLGRRLPDQDLLAGEDRTTTYEQLHAGRPVLFDLHDSAALREAAAGWADRVDVVTATRPDAGAPAADLLVRPDGYVAWVGADGSTEGLTDALARWFGEPRDAA; encoded by the coding sequence ATGGACGCTTTCAATGCCGATGTGATCGTTGCCGGTGCGGGACCCTCAGGACTCATGCTCGCCGGGGAACTCCGACTCTCGGGTCTCTCCGTCATCGTGCTCGACCGGCTGGAACAGCCGATGCAGCAGTCCCGCGCCCTCGGATTCTCCGCCCGTACGATCGAGGAATTCGGCCAGCGCGGACTGCTCGGCGAATTCGGCCCGCTGGAGACCATACCCGGCGGCCATTTCGGCGGACTTCCCATCGACTACCGCATCGTCGAGGGCGGCAATTTCGGTGTCCGCGGGGTGCCGCAGTCCCGTACCGAGGCCATCGTCGACAAGTGGGCCGTGGGCCTGGGAGCCGACGTCCGCCGGGGCCACGAGGTCATCGGCATGACGCAGGACGAGGACGGCGTCCAGGTCGAGGTCGCCGGGCCCGAGGGCGTCGAGACCCTGCGCGCCGCCTACCTCGTCGGCTGCGACGGAGCCCGCAGCACCGTCCGCCGCCTGGCCGGGATCGACTTCCCCGGGGTCAGCGCCACCATCGAGATGAAGATGGCCGACGTCGCCGGTGTCCAGCTGCGGCTGCGCCCCACCGGTGAGGTCGGCGAGGCGGGCATGGTCGTCGTCCTGCCGCTCGGCCCGGGCGCCACCCGCGTGGTGGTCTTCGAGCGCGGCGCGGGCGTCCGTCCCACCCAGGAGCCGCCCACCTTCGAGGAGGTGGCCGCCGCCTTCCAGCGGGTCACCGGCGAGGACATCAGCGGTGCCCGGCCGCTGTGGACCAGCTACTTCACCGACGCCAGCCGGCACGCCGCCGAGTACCGCAGGGGCCGGGTCTTCCTGGCCGGCGACGCCGCCCACATCCACCTGCCGATCGGCGCCCAGGGCATCAGCGCGGGCGTCGGCGACGTGGTCAACCTGGGCTGGAAGCTCGCCGCGGCCGTCAAGGGCCACGCCCCCGAGGGACTGCTCGACACGTACCACTCGGAGCGCCACCCGGTCGGTGCCCGCATCGTCCACAACACCCTGGTCCAGCGCACCCTCTACCTCGGCGGCCCCGAGGCCCAGCCGCTGCGCGACCTGTTCGCCGAACTGGTCCGGATCGAGGACGTACGGCGTCATCTCGTCGGCCTGGTCACCGGGCTCGACATCACCTACGGAGCCGTCGAGGGCGGTCACCCGCTGCTCGGCCGCCGCCTGCCCGACCAGGACCTGCTGGCCGGCGAGGACAGGACCACCACCTACGAGCAGCTGCACGCGGGCCGTCCGGTCCTGTTCGACCTGCACGACAGCGCCGCGCTGCGCGAGGCCGCGGCCGGCTGGGCCGACCGTGTCGACGTCGTCACCGCGACGCGGCCCGACGCCGGAGCCCCGGCCGCCGACCTCCTCGTACGCCCCGACGGCTATGTCGCCTGGGTCGGTGCCGACGGGTCCACCGAGGGACTGACCGA